AGGACATCGACATAGAGCGTACGGTTCTCTTCCGAAACATCCGGCATCTTCAGCAAATCGATGTACGTAATAATCGCCGTCAGCGGTGTTCGCAAGTCGTGACTGACGTTGGTGATAAGGTCAGTCTTAAGTCGCTCACTTCTGGCTTGTGCCGCGTGCGACGATTCCACGCCACGCTTCATTTGATTGATGCTGCCAGCGAGCTGGCGCAGGCCGGAATGGCCATAGAGCGGTAAGTCCGGTTGCGGAAACCCTGTGGCAACAATCGCAGCAGTCTGGACCATCCGATTGAAATACCCTGTTCGCCGAACAACCCCAAACAGGGTGGGTAGCGTCACAAGCACAAACAGCGGGATATATAGAACGGCCGCGCCGTGGATGTATAAAACAATCATGAGTCCAAAGCCTGATGCAAACATCACGCCTAAGGTCCAAAATAAGCCAAAGCCTACGCTTTGAGTAAGAAAGGATTCCTTTATCGCAGTCCACGTGCGATAGACTAGGCTATTCTGCCATGACGAATGACGGAAAGCGGCATCGCGCCAAACTTCGAATAGGAACCAGCCCTGCACGATGGTGAGAGTGACCAAGACGGTTATCATTACGAGTGACTTGACCAGAAAGATGCCAGACATCGCCGTGAAAGGGATTTGAACGATGTTGCCGCGTAAGTTTCCGATGGTGATGAGGAGAAAGACGAACGCTGCAAGCGCCCGCAGGTCGATGGGGATGCGATGATATAAGGAGCGGATCGACGGATAGTTAAACAGTGCTGCAACGTCCACCTTGCGCAGCAGCAGCATCGACGCCGTGATGGCGGCTGCTCCGGCAGCCATTTGAACGTACGCCGCGACAGGGGAATAGAAGTACCCGCCGAGCAGTGGCATCAGTCCGCTGAGGCCGAGCGTGAACAGAAACAGCCAACCCACGACATTTAAGTTATTTCTCCATTTTGTATCCAATGCCCCACACCACCTTCAAGTGTCTTGGATTTTTTGCATCGATCTCGATTTTCTCCCGAATCTTCCGCACGTGCACAGCAACCGTGTTATCTGAGCTACGATAATACGGCTCCTTCCAGACAAGTTCGTATATCTCTTGAATCGAAAATACGCGTCCCGGATGCGTGATGAGCAATTCAAAAATCTTATACTCCATCGGCGTAAAGTGCACGGCCTCGCCATGAACGGTTACTTCGCGCGAAACCCCATCCAACGTCAGACCATGCAGTTGAACGGCTTTCTCGTTGTCCACCGCAGTTCCGAGTGTGAGGTAGCGGCGTATTTGAGCCTTTACCCGAGCAATCAACTCTAGCGGATTAAACGGCTTTGTGACGTAATCGTCTGCACCGATTTGCAGGCCGAGAATTTTGTCCGTGTCTTCACTTTTGGCGCTTAGCAGGATGATAGGAATGTTATTTTCTTCCCGAATTCGAAATGTCGCCGAGAGTCCATCGAGGTTCGGCATCATAATGTCGAGCACGATGACATGAATTGTGTATTCACGCAGGATGGAAAGTGTCTCGAGCCCGTCCTTTGCGTGCAGAACATCAAAGCCTTCATTGCGCAGGTAAATTTCAATTGCGTCGCGAATCTCTTTGTCATCATCTACGACCAAGATGCGATACGGTTCCACACTCTCACCTCTCGTTACACTGTGGCATAAGCTGCTACCTTGCAAATAGTGTAGTAAATGGATCTTAACTTCTACGCGGGCAAAATCTTAAGATTTTCTGAAGAGATCGTCTGCTCTTCTTGATTTGGAATATCTCCACGGATGCATCCCTCGAGTCAAACTCTAACATGAACCTTTTCCATGAACCTTTACCATGAACCTTTAACATGAACTCTCTTCAGCGAAACAAGGGAGATTGCTACTGGATTTGACGGTGCGCAAACCCTTTCGCTTCTTCGCTCCGTCTAATGAGGCAAACTCCAAGAGATATAAATACAAAATTTACATTACATTTACGTTCGAATGCTACGATGAACGCCGGGTTCATTCCGCCCCGATAGCAAGGTTCGGGACAGTAAAAGCAAGAGCCGTGCATTCAAACAAATATCCGTCACGGCCGTAATCCAGACATCTAGAATTTAGGGGAGTGGTTGGGGTGAGAAAGAACTTTTGGTCTGCAACAATAGCACGTAACTTGACTATGTTTCAGAAGTTGATGGCGACTTTTCTCATTATCGTGGTTTTACTGATGGGACTCGGCGCGACCCAATGGTATCTGAATGCACAATCTAAAAATGACGCCCGGATGATTTACATAGACGATAT
The Alicyclobacillus curvatus genome window above contains:
- a CDS encoding response regulator transcription factor, whose protein sequence is MEPYRILVVDDDKEIRDAIEIYLRNEGFDVLHAKDGLETLSILREYTIHVIVLDIMMPNLDGLSATFRIREENNIPIILLSAKSEDTDKILGLQIGADDYVTKPFNPLELIARVKAQIRRYLTLGTAVDNEKAVQLHGLTLDGVSREVTVHGEAVHFTPMEYKIFELLITHPGRVFSIQEIYELVWKEPYYRSSDNTVAVHVRKIREKIEIDAKNPRHLKVVWGIGYKMEK
- a CDS encoding HAMP domain-containing histidine kinase gives rise to the protein MDTKWRNNLNVVGWLFLFTLGLSGLMPLLGGYFYSPVAAYVQMAAGAAAITASMLLLRKVDVAALFNYPSIRSLYHRIPIDLRALAAFVFLLITIGNLRGNIVQIPFTAMSGIFLVKSLVMITVLVTLTIVQGWFLFEVWRDAAFRHSSWQNSLVYRTWTAIKESFLTQSVGFGLFWTLGVMFASGFGLMIVLYIHGAAVLYIPLFVLVTLPTLFGVVRRTGYFNRMVQTAAIVATGFPQPDLPLYGHSGLRQLAGSINQMKRGVESSHAAQARSERLKTDLITNVSHDLRTPLTAIITYIDLLKMPDVSEENRTLYVDVLAEKSQRLKALIEDLFEASKMASGNTELVKQQVDISQLLEQALAERDEDISASTLEFRVTKPDTPVNCLVDGQKMWRVFDNLIGNILKYSLDGTRVYISMTSTPDALTLTFRNIAKYELNGDVDELFERFRRGDESRHTEGSGLGLAIAKSIVDLHGGTMELMTDGDLFKATIMLPI